The Patescibacteria group bacterium genomic interval AACAACAGAATAGGAGGATGGGGTAATGGCAAAAAGATGCTCATCTTGCAACCAACCAGCTGCAGGCTCGCCTAACTTTTGTAGTAATTGTGGCGGAAAAATGATTCCACTGCCAAGATGCGTCTGCGGGAGAGAATTGTGGCGGAGTGACAATAATTGTGACAGATGTGGCCGTCCCAAAGAGATAGGCCTGCAATTGCGTAAAGATTTGCAGAACGCCCGCGCCAATAAATTCATCTGGCAATGGATCATCTACCCCCTGATCGGCTGGCCCAGCAATCTGACGATCTGAAAATGAACAAGTTCTTTCTTAATCCTCCGCGAACGCGTTTCGCGGGGGATTTTACTTTTCTTCATATTTCATTATATTGGATTCAATTAAATGCGAGCATAACAAAATCTTGTGCGACTTTATGCGAGAACGACTAGAAAATTTCTGCAAGCAGGGCGTCAGGAAATTTTCAGAAGTGAAGCATAAAGTTTAGCCATGATTTATGCTTCGCTCGCGACTCTTTGGAAATACCTTTCTCATAGAGAAAGGTATAGTGAAAGGAATTTGAAACTATTTGTTTTATTCAGAATGACGAGATAGCCTGAATTCCTGCCTCCGCGGTGATGGCAGTGGATATTGACATTTCTCTTTAAATCATATATAATGAAAACACTAATTATTAAGGCGAATTTCCGGTGCCGGAGGGCCGGCAACCCCGGTTTCTGCCATTTAGCAGAGCACACAAGTACTGGGAATTACGCGACATAAGTCATCACTATGATCGACAAAAAAAAGAAACAGCAGATTATAAAAAAATTCGCTGTTCATGAGAACGACACCGGCTCCTCGGAAGTGCAAATTGCGCTCTTGACCGAAGAGATTAAAAGCTTGACTGAACATTTGAAAGCCCACAAAAAGGACTTTTCCTCCCGCCGCGGCTTATTGCGCAAGGTGGCCGAGAGACGCAGACTATTGCGTTACCTGGAGAGGGAGAATCCCGCTGGCTTTGATGAATTGGTCAAACGGCTGAAACTGAAGATCGCCAAACGCAAAGAGCTGACTTCCAAACTTCTGGAAGATGAGGTCAAAGAAGAGTTGGGCGAGGAGACTAAGACCGAAACGGAAACTGTTGAAGAATAATTATGATGCGCGGGACGCCGGTTTTTCGGCGCCCCGCGTTTTGTACCAAGTTTGTTTTTTAAAAATTAACTTAACGAGCCGAGACAAGGAGATTATTTATTTGAAAGAAAAACTGACTCAGTTAGCCGGCTTTTCCTTCAAATAAATCTCTCTCGGTTCCTAACAAGAAAGGACCGAAACTTATGCTTCCCAACAAAAAATTCCAGACCGAATTCGGCGGCAGGACTCTGACTGTAGAACTCGGCAAATTGGCTCACCAATGTAATGGCGCGGCCTTGGTTTCCTATGGTGAAACCGTTATCCTGGCCACCGCCGTCATGGGCAAAGAGCCGAGAATGGGCATTGACTTCTTTCCGTTACAAGTTGAAATGGTGGAAAAAATGTATGCGGCTGGCAAGATCAAGGGCTCCAAGTTCGTCAAACGCGACGGGCGCCCGACCGACAACGCCATTTTGGACGGTCGCATGATTGATCGCGGCATTCGCCCGTTATTCAATCAGGAAATGCGCCATGAAGTGCAGGTCGCCACTACCGTCTTGTCTTATGATGAAGAAAATTCCGTTGATGTCCTAGCGATTACTGCCGGTTCCCTGGCGCTGCATATTTCCGACATCCCCTGGCACGGCCCCCTGGTCGGCGTCTGCGTCGGAAGCATTAATAACGAATTAATTCTTAATCCAACTGAAGCCCAGTTGAAAGAGTCTGATTTCAAACTGGTTTTCTCCGCCGGCTATGACAAAGTATTAATGATTGATGCTGAAGGCAAAGAAATCACCGAGAGCGACATGGCCAAAGCCATTGATTTCGGACTTAAAGGAATCAAACCGTTATTGGATTTCATCGAAAGTATCAGAAAAGAAATCGGGCTGGAGAAGAAGGACGAGGCCAAGCTGGTGGAAGCCGCTTGGGCTAATATGGAAGTGACTTTGGCTGAAAAAAAATCCGCCTTTGAAGAAGCCAAAAAATTCTTCGCTCCGCAACTTGACAAATACCTCTTCAATCAACCCAAGGGCACCAAACGCGAGCGCAAAGCCGTGGCCGAAAAGCTGTTGGATTTGTTTATTGAACAATTGAAGGCTAAGGAGACGCACGAAGAAGTCATCGCTTATGTTAAAGACAACTTTGATTTATACTTGGAAGATGAAGTGACTAAAGCCATCTTGGACAAGGGCCTAAGAATCGATGGCCGCGGTATTACTGATATCAGACCCTTATCCTCTAGTGTCGGCATCTTACCTCGCACTCATGGCACTGGTTTATTCCAACGCGGTGAAACCCAGATCTTGTCTGTCGTTACTTTGGGCGCGCCCGGCGATGCCCAAATCTTGGATGAAATGACCCAGGATGACACTAAAAAAACCTACATCCACCATTATAGCTCCGCCCCGTTCGCTTACGGTGAACCGGGTCGCTTCGGTTCGCCCGGACGCCGTGAAATCGGCCATGGCGCTTTGGCCGAAAAAGCCTTGATCCCGGTCTTACCGGACAAGGAAAGCTTCCCTTATACCATTCTAGTCGTCTCCGAAGTTATGGGTTCTAACGGCTCCTCTTCCATGGCCTCCACTTGCGGTTCTACCTTGGCTCTAATGGATGCCGGCGTACCCATCAAAAAGCCGGTGGCCGGAATCGCCATGGGCCTAGCCTCCGATGGCAAACGCAATAAAGTAATCACTGATCTGCAGGATTTTGAAGATGGCCCCGGCGGCATGGATTTTAAAGTTACCGGCACCAGAGACGGCATTACCGCCATTCAAATGGATACCAAAACCACCGGGCTTTCCCTGGATTTATGCGTTGAATCCCTGGCTCGCGCCAAGGAAGCGCGCTTGAAAATATTGGACGTAATCACTTCGGCCATACCTGAACCGCGTTCCGGCCTGTCGCCTTATGCGCCTCGCATTATCTGCCTGCGCATTGATCCGGAAAAGATCGGCGCAGTTATTGGTGGCGGCGGTAAAACTATTAATAAAATCATTGAGGAATGCGACGTCCAGATTGATATTGATGATGACGGCATTGTCGCTATCACCGGCGTCGGCCAAGAAGGCATCGACAAGGCCGTGGCCTGGATTGAAGGCCTGGTCAAAGAAGTGGAACCGGGCGAGATCTATAAAGGCAAAGTCGTCCGCCTTATGGACTTCGGCGCTTTCGTGGAAATTCTGCCTGGCCAAGACGGCTTAGTGCATATTTCCGAATTTTCCAACAACCGCGTGGACAAAATAACCGATGTTGCCAATATCGGCGACGAATTAACCGTCAAGGTTACCGAGATTGATGACAAGGGAAGAATCAACCTGTCAGTCAAACAAGCTGATCCGAATTATAATCCGACCGAAGACACACGCCGACCGCGCAGCGG includes:
- a CDS encoding polyribonucleotide nucleotidyltransferase translates to MLPNKKFQTEFGGRTLTVELGKLAHQCNGAALVSYGETVILATAVMGKEPRMGIDFFPLQVEMVEKMYAAGKIKGSKFVKRDGRPTDNAILDGRMIDRGIRPLFNQEMRHEVQVATTVLSYDEENSVDVLAITAGSLALHISDIPWHGPLVGVCVGSINNELILNPTEAQLKESDFKLVFSAGYDKVLMIDAEGKEITESDMAKAIDFGLKGIKPLLDFIESIRKEIGLEKKDEAKLVEAAWANMEVTLAEKKSAFEEAKKFFAPQLDKYLFNQPKGTKRERKAVAEKLLDLFIEQLKAKETHEEVIAYVKDNFDLYLEDEVTKAILDKGLRIDGRGITDIRPLSSSVGILPRTHGTGLFQRGETQILSVVTLGAPGDAQILDEMTQDDTKKTYIHHYSSAPFAYGEPGRFGSPGRREIGHGALAEKALIPVLPDKESFPYTILVVSEVMGSNGSSSMASTCGSTLALMDAGVPIKKPVAGIAMGLASDGKRNKVITDLQDFEDGPGGMDFKVTGTRDGITAIQMDTKTTGLSLDLCVESLARAKEARLKILDVITSAIPEPRSGLSPYAPRIICLRIDPEKIGAVIGGGGKTINKIIEECDVQIDIDDDGIVAITGVGQEGIDKAVAWIEGLVKEVEPGEIYKGKVVRLMDFGAFVEILPGQDGLVHISEFSNNRVDKITDVANIGDELTVKVTEIDDKGRINLSVKQADPNYNPTEDTRRPRSGGGDRPGGRGGFSRDRGRGGFGGRERRDNDRGGFRR